One region of Synergistes jonesii genomic DNA includes:
- the secF gene encoding protein translocase subunit SecF produces MATFDASKLNFQFMKYRKILVGLSLVCIVASIALLCTKGLNLGVDFTGGLVLQVKFDQPTDIANVRSALSKIGQGNATIQAFDQNDVLLRFQAQDEQVRKNVLAVLSADIGGYKILRVDKIGPVVGKELRAQAGYSLFLALAGILIYMAYRFRLRFGAAAVAALMHDVILMLGAYSLTGKEISVTFIAAVLTVAGYSLNDSIVVLDRIRENWGSVRSVGIEKLVNTSVNQTLSRTINTSVTTLLPVMAMFLFGGEVISNFAFAFLVGIAVGTYSSIYIASSLLVEWYSRSPKF; encoded by the coding sequence ATGGCTACCTTTGACGCTTCAAAGCTCAATTTCCAATTCATGAAGTACAGAAAGATACTGGTAGGGCTCAGCCTCGTATGTATCGTCGCGTCCATCGCCCTACTCTGCACTAAGGGGCTTAATCTGGGAGTCGACTTCACCGGCGGGCTCGTCCTTCAGGTGAAATTCGACCAGCCGACGGACATTGCCAACGTCCGTTCCGCTCTTTCAAAGATCGGGCAGGGCAACGCAACGATACAGGCGTTTGACCAGAACGACGTTCTGCTTCGCTTTCAGGCTCAGGATGAGCAGGTCCGCAAAAATGTACTCGCGGTCCTTTCCGCCGATATAGGAGGCTATAAGATTCTCCGCGTCGACAAGATCGGTCCTGTCGTAGGAAAAGAGCTCCGCGCACAGGCCGGATATTCGCTCTTCCTCGCGCTCGCCGGGATCCTTATTTACATGGCTTACCGTTTCCGCCTCCGCTTCGGCGCAGCGGCGGTCGCTGCGCTGATGCACGACGTTATCTTGATGCTCGGGGCGTACAGCCTCACCGGCAAAGAAATCTCCGTGACGTTCATCGCGGCGGTCCTTACTGTGGCCGGTTACTCTCTGAACGACTCGATAGTAGTCCTCGACCGCATACGCGAGAACTGGGGAAGTGTACGCAGCGTGGGCATCGAAAAGCTCGTCAATACGTCGGTCAACCAGACGCTGTCGCGCACGATAAACACTTCTGTGACGACTTTGCTTCCTGTCATGGCGATGTTCCTTTTCGGAGGAGAAGTCATAAGCAATTTTGCGTTTGCTTTCCTCGTCGGCATCGCCGTCGGCACCTACAGCTCGATCTACATCGCGAGCTCGCTGCTCGTCGAATGGTACAGCCGCTCTCCGAAATTTTAA
- a CDS encoding LapA family protein, translating into MKSYILAIVLTMFVSALFAFQNIGDVTVRFLIFEWVFPQGVWEVVLFSSGAAVMWFFSLFSVFEVRSKMKKELKAKDEKIETLEKEKKAILDTLAHGASAPQENAAQAAGRSESETTD; encoded by the coding sequence TTGAAAAGTTATATTCTTGCCATTGTGCTGACTATGTTTGTATCAGCTCTGTTCGCCTTTCAGAATATCGGCGATGTCACGGTGCGTTTTCTTATATTTGAATGGGTCTTTCCGCAGGGCGTCTGGGAGGTCGTGCTCTTTTCATCCGGCGCGGCGGTCATGTGGTTCTTTTCTCTCTTCTCGGTCTTTGAGGTGCGCTCGAAGATGAAGAAGGAATTGAAGGCAAAGGATGAGAAGATCGAAACGCTGGAAAAAGAGAAGAAAGCGATACTCGACACGCTTGCCCACGGCGCCTCCGCGCCCCAGGAGAACGCGGCGCAGGCGGCCGGACGGTCAGAAAGCGAGACAACAGATTAA
- a CDS encoding MBL fold metallo-hydrolase codes for MEIKRFPLGMLWTNCYLIWDDNGDGFIVDPGGPAQDVADFVREKGIKVHRILLTHGHADHIGGLEQLRGTADQGVAVHEEDADCLTSPGRNLSSYMGGEVEARPAEKLLRDGDRMTVGKMTLEIIHTPGHTPGGICIVVSDGGEKILISGDTLFARSIGRSDLPGGDEDTLIESLKRLDDFPKDMRVFPGHGPETTIGAEKLYNPYWPR; via the coding sequence ATGGAAATAAAAAGGTTTCCGCTCGGAATGTTATGGACAAACTGTTATCTCATATGGGATGATAACGGCGACGGCTTTATAGTCGACCCGGGCGGCCCTGCGCAGGATGTCGCTGATTTTGTCCGCGAAAAAGGAATAAAGGTGCATAGAATCCTCCTGACGCACGGGCACGCCGACCATATCGGCGGTTTGGAGCAGCTGCGCGGCACGGCTGATCAGGGGGTTGCGGTTCACGAGGAGGACGCCGACTGTCTTACAAGCCCGGGCAGAAACCTTTCTTCCTACATGGGCGGCGAGGTGGAGGCGCGCCCGGCGGAAAAGCTGCTGCGCGACGGAGATAGAATGACTGTCGGAAAGATGACCCTCGAGATAATACACACGCCGGGGCATACGCCGGGGGGAATCTGCATCGTCGTTTCTGACGGCGGCGAAAAAATACTGATTTCCGGCGACACGCTCTTCGCCCGCTCGATAGGCAGAAGCGATCTGCCCGGCGGTGACGAAGATACTTTGATAGAATCTCTTAAGAGGCTTGACGATTTTCCAAAGGATATGCGGGTCTTCCCGGGGCACGGGCCTGAAACGACTATCGGCGCGGAGAAGCTTTATAACCCTTACTGGCCGAGATAG
- the mreB gene encoding rod shape-determining protein, which translates to MFSFKPNLFRQDVGIDIGTVNTVIYVKSKGVVIDEPSVVAVRRRGRKGQKEIIAFGSAAKKMIGRTPQGITTLKPLSYGVIADFDMTRYMIRHYLSQASPQNGFFSHPRVAVCVPASVTEVEKRAVVEVTLAAGAKEAFVVEEPLAAAMGIGLPIDEARGTMIVNMGGGTCEVAVISLGGIVINQSVRVAGEALDEAIVSLLRQNYTLAIGESTAEEIKIAIGSVIPLEQELRMDVKGRDLLNGLPRVISIGSEEVREAMEPVIAQIEETVHSTLERTPPELVRDIVDQGIMLSGGTANLRGLNIRFADALNVPVHIADQPVYSVALGLGRMLEMPRGKESVSVTVEKQDA; encoded by the coding sequence TTGTTCAGTTTTAAACCAAACCTCTTCAGACAGGATGTAGGAATAGATATAGGTACGGTTAACACCGTGATTTATGTAAAATCCAAGGGGGTCGTGATAGACGAGCCCTCCGTCGTAGCGGTGCGCAGGCGTGGCCGCAAGGGACAGAAGGAAATAATAGCGTTCGGCTCCGCGGCTAAAAAGATGATCGGGCGCACGCCCCAGGGCATAACGACGCTGAAGCCGCTCTCCTACGGAGTCATAGCGGATTTTGACATGACGCGCTATATGATACGCCACTACTTGTCTCAAGCCTCGCCGCAGAACGGCTTTTTCTCGCATCCGCGCGTCGCGGTCTGCGTTCCGGCCTCCGTCACGGAGGTGGAAAAGCGCGCCGTCGTCGAGGTGACGCTCGCGGCTGGGGCCAAAGAGGCTTTTGTCGTCGAAGAGCCGCTCGCCGCGGCTATGGGCATCGGCCTTCCGATAGACGAGGCGCGCGGCACGATGATCGTAAACATGGGCGGAGGCACCTGCGAGGTTGCAGTCATATCTCTCGGAGGCATAGTTATAAACCAGTCGGTAAGGGTCGCCGGGGAGGCGCTCGACGAAGCGATCGTCTCGCTGCTCAGGCAGAATTACACACTCGCTATAGGCGAAAGCACCGCAGAGGAGATAAAGATCGCGATAGGCTCGGTGATACCTCTCGAGCAGGAGTTGAGGATGGACGTCAAGGGAAGGGATCTGCTGAACGGGCTCCCGCGCGTCATAAGCATCGGTTCGGAGGAAGTCCGCGAGGCGATGGAGCCCGTCATAGCCCAGATAGAAGAGACGGTACATTCGACGCTCGAACGTACTCCGCCGGAGCTCGTGCGCGATATAGTCGACCAGGGAATCATGCTCTCCGGGGGGACGGCGAACCTACGTGGGCTCAACATACGCTTCGCGGACGCCCTCAACGTTCCCGTGCATATCGCGGACCAGCCGGTCTACTCCGTCGCGCTGGGGCTTGGAAGGATGCTTGAAATGCCGCGCGGGAAGGAGAGCGTGTCAGTCACAGTTGAAAAACAGGATGCGTAG
- a CDS encoding RelA/SpoT family protein — MERINGNAQAAAANARTAHMKEIAGRGGFPAVEKESRALMEGYWGRVSEEQRVPSLRLAWQELWAKMTLYLPKEDAKKVGEAFVFSSVAHAHQRRHSGEPYVIHTVSVAAILAGMKFDRDVLIAALMHDVLEDTEVTPEQLEEKFGSDVHALVDGLTKLGKLQFNSEEEYQSENLRKMFSHMAKDIRVVFIKLADRLHNMRTISSHRHEKQEKISRETLDIYAPLAHRLGMYQIKRELEDLSFCILDPETYYDIKRRVRKKLPRREEVIKKAMDILNQKIAEENIAASIKGRSKHIYSIYCKMRRKNLSFDQLYDILALRVIVKTIGECYQVLGIVHTLWSPIPGLFDDYIANPKRNQYQSLHTTVIGPEGDPLEVQIRTEEMNLLAEYGIAAHWNYKEGGRKVDEMDKRLNFIRMALDSVRPPASVGDAPHKESSGADSERTLFLDNLKTDVLTEEVFVYTPKGRIVRIPKGSTSIDFAYAVHTQVGHTCVGTVINGRIAPLDQELKDGNIVKILTSPQGKPSRDWLKIAKSSRARNKIRSWFRQQESQGRDEKLKHGRELLEREAARRYPNVENPLSSFTSQLTHIARELGYGGLDDLTVAVGAGIHSTAAVFGRLPADASKAQAPVPDAASAQPRKEADSEVVVDGVQGVLVTLAQCCRPIPGDEIGGFVTQSRGISVHRKDCRNYKKSDESRRVDVFWGKPKATRYIARVNVEGVEKPSLLADIVQTTAQMDGLVSRVIHNTSSRVVADFQVKDLEHLYRIMGKLNNIPGVLEVNRE; from the coding sequence ATGGAACGGATAAATGGTAACGCTCAAGCGGCGGCGGCGAACGCCCGCACCGCACATATGAAGGAAATAGCCGGAAGGGGTGGCTTCCCTGCTGTGGAAAAGGAGAGCCGCGCGCTGATGGAGGGCTATTGGGGGCGTGTCTCGGAGGAGCAGCGCGTTCCCTCTCTGCGTCTTGCGTGGCAGGAGCTGTGGGCCAAGATGACCCTTTACCTCCCAAAGGAGGACGCCAAGAAGGTCGGCGAAGCCTTCGTCTTCTCGTCGGTCGCGCACGCTCATCAGCGCCGCCACAGCGGCGAACCTTACGTTATACACACCGTGAGCGTCGCGGCGATACTCGCCGGCATGAAATTCGACAGGGACGTGCTGATCGCGGCTCTGATGCACGACGTGCTAGAAGACACTGAAGTTACGCCAGAGCAGCTCGAAGAAAAATTCGGAAGCGACGTGCACGCGCTCGTCGACGGCCTGACGAAGCTGGGGAAGCTGCAATTCAACTCGGAAGAGGAATATCAGTCGGAAAATCTGCGCAAGATGTTCTCGCATATGGCGAAGGATATACGCGTCGTCTTTATAAAGCTTGCGGACCGTCTGCACAACATGCGCACGATATCGTCTCACAGACACGAGAAGCAAGAGAAAATCTCACGCGAGACTCTGGATATTTACGCGCCGCTCGCGCACAGGCTCGGAATGTATCAGATAAAGCGCGAGCTCGAAGACCTTTCCTTCTGCATACTCGATCCTGAGACCTACTATGACATCAAGCGCCGCGTGCGCAAAAAGCTGCCGCGCCGCGAAGAGGTCATAAAAAAGGCGATGGATATCCTTAATCAGAAGATCGCCGAAGAAAATATAGCGGCGTCGATCAAGGGGCGGTCGAAGCACATTTACAGTATCTACTGCAAGATGCGCCGCAAGAATCTATCGTTCGACCAGCTTTACGACATCCTTGCGCTTCGCGTGATCGTGAAGACTATTGGAGAATGCTACCAGGTGCTGGGAATAGTCCATACGCTGTGGAGCCCGATTCCCGGGCTTTTCGACGACTATATCGCTAACCCGAAGAGAAATCAGTATCAGTCCCTTCATACGACGGTAATAGGGCCGGAGGGCGACCCGCTCGAGGTGCAGATACGCACCGAGGAGATGAACCTCCTAGCCGAATACGGTATCGCGGCGCACTGGAACTACAAAGAAGGCGGCCGCAAAGTCGACGAGATGGACAAGCGCCTGAACTTTATACGCATGGCGCTAGATTCGGTACGGCCTCCGGCATCAGTGGGGGACGCGCCGCATAAGGAAAGTTCGGGAGCTGATTCGGAAAGGACGCTCTTTCTCGATAATCTGAAGACCGACGTCCTTACGGAAGAAGTCTTCGTATATACGCCCAAGGGGCGCATCGTACGCATCCCGAAGGGCTCCACGTCGATAGACTTCGCCTATGCAGTCCACACTCAGGTAGGGCACACCTGCGTCGGAACGGTCATCAACGGCCGCATAGCACCGCTCGACCAGGAGCTGAAGGACGGCAACATCGTAAAGATACTTACCTCTCCGCAGGGCAAGCCCTCCCGCGACTGGCTGAAGATAGCGAAGTCGAGCCGCGCGCGCAACAAGATAAGATCGTGGTTCCGCCAGCAGGAGAGCCAGGGACGCGACGAAAAATTGAAGCACGGGCGCGAGCTCCTCGAAAGAGAGGCGGCGCGCCGCTATCCGAATGTAGAAAACCCGCTCTCCTCCTTTACCTCACAGCTCACGCATATCGCGCGCGAACTGGGCTACGGCGGCCTTGACGACCTGACGGTCGCAGTCGGCGCCGGCATCCATTCCACCGCCGCGGTCTTTGGACGCCTGCCGGCGGACGCGTCGAAAGCGCAGGCGCCGGTGCCTGACGCGGCTTCGGCTCAACCCCGTAAAGAAGCGGATTCGGAGGTCGTAGTCGACGGCGTGCAGGGCGTCCTCGTGACCCTCGCGCAGTGCTGCAGGCCGATACCGGGCGACGAGATCGGCGGCTTCGTAACGCAGAGTAGAGGGATTTCCGTCCACCGGAAGGATTGTCGAAATTATAAAAAAAGCGACGAATCGAGGCGCGTCGACGTCTTCTGGGGAAAGCCGAAGGCCACGCGCTACATTGCGCGCGTAAACGTCGAAGGCGTGGAGAAGCCCTCTCTGCTCGCCGATATCGTACAGACGACGGCGCAGATGGACGGACTCGTATCGCGCGTAATACACAACACGAGCTCGCGCGTCGTGGCTGATTTTCAGGTCAAGGACCTCGAACATCTTTACAGGATCATGGGCAAACTCAATAATATTCCCGGAGTGCTGGAGGTCAATAGAGAATGA
- the dtd gene encoding D-aminoacyl-tRNA deacylase, with amino-acid sequence MKAVLQRVTSSKVSVEGRAIGEIGRGITVLLCAVPGDTQKDVDWLAEKIVNLRIFDDEEGKMNLSLKDVKGSALVVSQFTLCGDCRKGRRPSWAKAAAPEFANEMYGKFIEAVKKNGVPTEHGQFQAYMAVDIQNDGPVTLIIDTKE; translated from the coding sequence ATGAAAGCTGTTCTGCAGAGGGTGACGTCGTCGAAGGTATCGGTCGAGGGCAGGGCTATAGGCGAGATAGGGCGCGGGATAACCGTGCTCCTCTGCGCTGTGCCTGGCGATACACAGAAGGATGTCGACTGGCTTGCCGAAAAAATAGTGAATCTCAGGATATTCGACGACGAAGAGGGCAAAATGAATCTTTCACTGAAGGACGTGAAGGGCTCGGCTCTCGTCGTCTCGCAGTTCACGCTCTGCGGAGACTGCCGCAAAGGCCGCCGCCCTTCGTGGGCGAAGGCGGCAGCGCCGGAATTCGCGAACGAAATGTATGGGAAATTCATCGAGGCTGTGAAAAAAAACGGAGTGCCTACAGAACATGGGCAGTTTCAGGCATATATGGCCGTGGATATTCAAAACGACGGTCCCGTGACATTGATAATAGATACTAAGGAGTGA
- a CDS encoding redox-sensing transcriptional repressor Rex, with product MKVAEPTVERLIQYYRLMASMKEEGRKVVSSLQIGEMLGIKASQVRKDLSYFGEIGKRGVGYHVNRLCTHIENILASPRVWHVALAGVGNLGTALMGHAAFQSYKFNVEALFDVDPEKVGKKIMGVDCFHSDEIARVMEERNIEVLLLAVPASAAQSCVDQAVRSPTLKGILAFTPATVIVPDRILFYRVDIFVELEKLLFFLKEREKNTLKPGEKIV from the coding sequence ATGAAGGTCGCGGAACCGACGGTCGAAAGGCTGATACAGTATTACCGGCTCATGGCGTCCATGAAGGAGGAAGGGCGGAAGGTCGTTTCCTCGCTTCAGATAGGAGAGATGCTTGGCATTAAGGCAAGCCAGGTGCGCAAGGACCTGTCGTACTTTGGAGAAATAGGCAAGCGCGGAGTGGGCTATCATGTGAACCGCCTCTGCACTCATATCGAAAACATACTCGCGTCGCCGCGTGTATGGCACGTCGCGCTCGCCGGCGTCGGCAATCTCGGCACGGCGCTTATGGGGCACGCGGCTTTCCAGAGCTATAAGTTCAACGTTGAAGCTCTTTTTGACGTGGACCCGGAAAAGGTCGGTAAAAAGATAATGGGGGTCGACTGTTTCCACTCCGACGAGATAGCGAGGGTCATGGAGGAGCGCAACATCGAAGTCCTTCTGCTGGCGGTGCCGGCCTCCGCGGCTCAGAGCTGCGTCGATCAGGCTGTGCGTTCTCCGACGCTTAAAGGGATACTGGCGTTCACGCCCGCAACCGTGATAGTCCCGGACAGGATACTATTCTACAGGGTGGACATATTCGTCGAGCTCGAAAAGCTTCTTTTCTTCCTCAAGGAGCGCGAGAAGAATACTTTGAAGCCGGGCGAAAAAATAGTATAG
- a CDS encoding single-stranded-DNA-specific exonuclease RecJ yields MRGVTADDMPAEVRDWLSPSLSGLLEKLDLGERGRRSAELINGVTPSSRVVVYGDYDVDGISATAIAMELVLARGAHVRYFIPHRFNQGYGLHKDVAETIAKHGCDLVIVVDCGSQDAEAVEALKSSGIPVVIFDHHLVESTPAACDAIINPQIAGDPAAKKLCAAGVIWCWIWQNELLPESSLMRVLDVVALATIADCVSLASPLNRALVREGLKSIRTQTRPGLSILMEQLGITPSAVDTEDLAMKVIPCLNAAGRLYLADLAEDILFPGKNLALNVSRLIALNRRRRELSSKILDQIDTASEGDYKYVLTNSEWSVGVLSSVASRICSERNSPVALVASAGGVMRGTLRMPSDGDAVGVLKKIAPLLNTWGGHRLAAGFSVKAENWEKVRELLEEMLSLVKPVPEKEDLLYWEPGNMDIDTWSEAAVLGPFGMDNPFPLLYSPCNGKINILPLGRTGKHVKVETGSASLLAFGAADMFGDAADIEGWAYKPRIDTWRSVTSLQFVLEKMVMR; encoded by the coding sequence ATGCGCGGGGTCACGGCCGACGATATGCCAGCGGAGGTGCGCGACTGGCTCTCACCCTCTCTCTCGGGGCTGCTGGAGAAGCTGGACCTTGGGGAGAGGGGCAGAAGATCGGCGGAGCTCATAAACGGTGTTACACCGTCGTCGAGAGTCGTTGTCTACGGCGACTACGACGTGGACGGTATATCCGCGACGGCGATAGCGATGGAGCTCGTGCTCGCGCGCGGGGCGCACGTGCGCTATTTCATTCCTCACAGATTCAATCAGGGATACGGCCTGCATAAAGACGTAGCCGAGACGATAGCTAAGCACGGCTGCGATCTTGTTATAGTCGTCGACTGCGGCTCTCAGGACGCGGAAGCCGTCGAGGCGTTGAAATCGTCCGGAATCCCCGTAGTGATATTCGATCATCATCTCGTAGAGAGCACTCCCGCCGCGTGTGACGCGATCATCAACCCGCAGATCGCCGGAGACCCGGCCGCAAAAAAGCTCTGCGCCGCCGGCGTCATATGGTGTTGGATATGGCAGAACGAGCTGCTTCCTGAGAGCTCGCTGATGCGCGTGCTCGACGTCGTGGCTCTCGCTACGATAGCGGACTGCGTTTCACTCGCCTCGCCTCTGAACAGAGCGCTAGTACGGGAGGGGCTCAAATCCATCCGCACTCAGACGCGCCCAGGGCTTTCGATTCTGATGGAACAGCTCGGAATAACACCTTCCGCCGTGGACACGGAGGACCTCGCGATGAAGGTGATACCGTGTCTTAACGCGGCGGGGCGCCTCTATCTCGCGGATCTTGCGGAGGATATACTTTTCCCGGGAAAGAATCTCGCGTTGAACGTGAGCCGTCTCATCGCGCTCAACCGCAGAAGGCGCGAGCTTTCCTCGAAGATACTCGATCAGATCGACACGGCGTCGGAGGGCGATTATAAATATGTGCTGACGAACAGCGAATGGTCCGTCGGAGTTTTGAGCAGCGTCGCAAGCCGCATCTGCAGCGAACGTAACTCGCCGGTGGCGCTCGTCGCATCCGCGGGCGGCGTTATGCGCGGCACGCTGCGCATGCCCTCCGACGGCGACGCAGTCGGCGTGCTGAAGAAAATAGCGCCTTTGCTCAACACGTGGGGTGGGCATCGTCTTGCTGCCGGCTTCAGCGTGAAGGCCGAAAACTGGGAGAAGGTCCGCGAACTTCTGGAGGAAATGCTTTCCCTCGTGAAACCGGTGCCCGAAAAAGAAGATCTGCTCTACTGGGAGCCGGGCAATATGGACATCGACACTTGGTCCGAGGCCGCGGTGCTGGGCCCATTTGGGATGGACAATCCATTCCCTCTGCTTTATTCCCCGTGCAATGGAAAGATAAACATCCTGCCGCTGGGCAGGACGGGCAAGCATGTCAAGGTGGAGACGGGATCCGCTTCGCTTCTCGCGTTTGGTGCGGCCGACATGTTCGGCGACGCCGCGGATATCGAAGGCTGGGCGTATAAGCCGCGCATCGACACGTGGCGCAGCGTCACGTCGCTGCAGTTCGTGCTCGAAAAAATGGTGATGCGCTGA
- the yajC gene encoding preprotein translocase subunit YajC: MGQQGGMAGMLLPLAMFAAIFYFMIIRPQKKKQKAHDEMLASISRGDTVITAGGFFGIVRDILDDSYLVELDQGVTARILKSSISMKKGEGSSVSQQPKKKKSKKAEEQPAETAAIEESTAPAETAADGEREA, from the coding sequence TTGGGTCAGCAGGGCGGAATGGCAGGTATGTTGTTGCCTCTGGCAATGTTTGCGGCGATTTTCTACTTTATGATCATCAGGCCGCAGAAGAAAAAGCAGAAAGCGCACGATGAGATGCTAGCCAGCATAAGCAGGGGAGACACGGTGATCACCGCCGGAGGCTTCTTCGGCATAGTCCGCGACATCCTCGACGACAGCTATCTTGTCGAACTGGACCAGGGCGTTACGGCGCGCATTTTAAAGAGCTCTATTTCGATGAAGAAGGGCGAAGGCAGCAGCGTGTCCCAGCAGCCGAAGAAAAAGAAATCCAAGAAAGCCGAAGAACAGCCCGCCGAAACAGCGGCGATCGAAGAAAGCACGGCCCCCGCGGAAACGGCGGCGGACGGCGAAAGAGAAGCTTAG
- the secD gene encoding protein translocase subunit SecD: protein MLKRDRWRLIVVAAVVLIAAAVAFPIKGKVRLGLDLRGGVHIILQAKGTPENPLTADSLERLLVVLRSRIDQYGIAEPLIQREGEDRIAVDLPGVEDPEAALDLIGRTAVLQFRQVLGESPRVPAEPIRSNYDSDDQFKAAEGRWNAAKNEVEEYVKQMEEAVKTNPDMLVAKSESGSAYLLGKMYVGGGDLTKAETNFDQFGKAAVSLKFNPEGAKLFDEATAANIQKQIAIVLDNVVISAPVVQQRISGGEAQITGSFTTAEANRLAIMLRAGALPVEVEVLENRSVGPSLGADSIHDGVKSGLIGAALVVVFMIVYYGMLGIAADIALAVAMLLVVAAIIALKSTLTLPGIGGMVLTIGMAVDGNILIYERMKEEFRSGKTIMAALDAGFRKALVVILDSNITTLIAAAILFYFGSGPIRGFAVTLSVGVVASVFCNTVVTRTLLGVMLSARKNATF from the coding sequence ATGTTAAAAAGAGACAGGTGGCGGCTCATAGTTGTCGCCGCGGTTGTTCTCATCGCCGCAGCAGTGGCGTTTCCGATAAAAGGAAAAGTACGCCTTGGGCTCGACCTCAGAGGCGGCGTTCATATAATACTTCAGGCGAAGGGCACGCCTGAGAACCCGCTTACAGCGGACAGCCTTGAAAGGCTTCTCGTAGTTCTGCGCTCGCGCATAGACCAGTACGGCATCGCGGAGCCGCTCATCCAGCGCGAAGGCGAGGACAGGATAGCGGTCGACCTTCCCGGCGTAGAAGACCCTGAAGCGGCGCTCGATCTGATCGGGCGCACCGCAGTTCTTCAGTTCCGCCAGGTGCTTGGAGAATCTCCGAGGGTGCCGGCGGAGCCGATACGCTCCAATTATGACAGCGACGATCAGTTCAAAGCTGCCGAGGGACGCTGGAATGCCGCGAAGAACGAAGTCGAAGAATATGTTAAGCAGATGGAGGAGGCCGTTAAGACGAACCCCGACATGCTCGTAGCGAAGAGCGAGAGCGGCAGCGCCTACCTGCTTGGCAAGATGTACGTCGGCGGCGGCGACCTCACCAAGGCCGAGACGAACTTCGACCAGTTCGGCAAGGCGGCCGTTTCGCTGAAATTCAACCCCGAAGGCGCAAAGCTCTTTGATGAGGCGACGGCGGCGAATATACAGAAACAAATAGCGATCGTCCTCGACAACGTAGTCATTTCGGCGCCTGTCGTGCAGCAGCGTATCTCGGGCGGCGAAGCTCAAATCACCGGCTCTTTCACGACGGCCGAGGCAAACCGCCTCGCTATCATGCTCCGCGCGGGGGCTCTGCCCGTAGAGGTAGAGGTGCTGGAGAACCGCTCGGTCGGACCGTCGCTCGGCGCCGACTCGATACATGACGGCGTGAAATCAGGCCTTATCGGCGCGGCGCTCGTAGTCGTCTTCATGATCGTCTACTACGGGATGCTCGGCATCGCGGCCGACATAGCCCTCGCCGTCGCGATGCTCCTCGTCGTTGCCGCGATTATCGCTCTGAAGTCGACTCTTACTCTGCCGGGCATCGGAGGTATGGTGCTTACGATAGGCATGGCGGTCGACGGCAACATCCTGATATACGAACGAATGAAAGAAGAATTCCGCTCAGGCAAAACGATAATGGCGGCCCTCGACGCCGGCTTCCGCAAGGCTCTGGTCGTCATACTCGATTCGAACATAACGACGCTTATCGCAGCGGCGATTCTGTTCTACTTCGGCAGCGGCCCGATTCGCGGATTCGCTGTAACGTTGAGCGTCGGCGTCGTTGCGTCGGTTTTCTGCAACACGGTGGTTACGCGGACACTGCTGGGCGTGATGCTTTCAGCCCGCAAAAACGCTACCTTTTAG
- a CDS encoding JAB domain-containing protein: MEFSSLPSDEKPREKLFTHGPSSLSLAELVAVLLRTGRQGEDVVEMSRNLIARMGGLEGLTRAATEELLQEKGLKQAKVASLVAALELGKRIALLKSEKRGDWKQPLLAKALEVKHMERECIYAFFLDVKDRVIGEDVISYGGLSGAFLDMPYLFRQAVRLSAAKIALMHNHPDGCASPSREDLSLTEHVERGLRCLGMELKGHYIAAGGELYTVKGEEVSPDAADSATN; this comes from the coding sequence ATGGAGTTTTCGAGCCTCCCATCAGATGAAAAACCGCGTGAAAAGTTATTCACGCACGGCCCCTCGTCTCTTTCGCTGGCGGAGCTCGTCGCGGTATTATTGAGGACGGGCCGGCAGGGCGAGGACGTAGTCGAGATGTCGCGGAATCTTATAGCGCGCATGGGCGGCCTGGAAGGGCTGACGCGCGCGGCGACCGAAGAACTTTTGCAGGAGAAGGGGCTGAAGCAGGCGAAGGTCGCCTCTCTTGTCGCTGCGCTTGAGCTCGGCAAGAGGATAGCTCTTCTCAAAAGCGAAAAAAGAGGGGACTGGAAGCAGCCGTTGCTCGCTAAGGCGCTTGAAGTTAAACATATGGAGCGCGAATGCATCTACGCTTTCTTCCTCGACGTTAAGGACAGGGTCATAGGGGAGGATGTGATATCCTACGGCGGGCTTTCAGGCGCCTTCCTCGACATGCCGTATCTTTTCCGGCAGGCCGTGAGGCTGTCGGCCGCGAAAATCGCGCTGATGCACAACCATCCCGACGGCTGTGCCTCGCCGAGCAGAGAAGACCTATCCCTTACAGAGCACGTCGAGCGCGGCCTGCGCTGTCTCGGAATGGAACTCAAGGGACACTATATAGCAGCGGGAGGAGAGCTTTATACGGTAAAGGGTGAGGAAGTTTCGCCGGACGCGGCGGATTCCGCAACGAATTGA